From Poecilia reticulata strain Guanapo linkage group LG3, Guppy_female_1.0+MT, whole genome shotgun sequence:
GTTCTtcgttttatttccttttaaggAGACAATTGAAATTCTTGCAATACTTAAAGAAAACAGTAGCTCAGCTCATTCTAAACTAATTTTAATGGTCAACTGAGGCGTTTAAATTTATATagtgaacaaataaaaccaaaccgCACACCAGCTAAGATTCTTGCTTCGTCTACGTCAGCACGTCAAGGCGTCAACCGTTGTCACGTTGTACGTCACCTGAGTGAGTGTTTTGAAAGGGATGGTTTGCTATGAAGCTACTGGGATTATAGCGGAAACCGAAGCAAGATAGGTGTGTATTTCATTaattgtgtcttttcttttgaTAATATTAACTCACGTATGTGAGTCATTTTGGTGTAAATGTGGTTTCCGTACTATTATCGAAGAAAAACTGATTATAACTTATTATTGAACGGCTAACAAAgcaagctaatgttagcaagCTAAGTATGCTAAGTATTTAGCCCAATCGTGGGCTGACTCAGCCTACAGAAGTGTTTCCTACGTTTTATTCTCAGTGGTTCAATTTGTATGTCGTTTAAGCACGCAAGGCCATTAGGTTTGTCTTGCATAAAACATGTAGTCGTTTAAAATTAATTTCGTAAGGTAGTTTAGGGTTTTCCAGAGGCTGACACTGACAGGGGGAGTGAACTGACTTGTTGATTTTTACCCTTTACGGCTGACCAGATAATGAACGGTGAAAGATCCAGACCAGACTCCCCCCTGTTCGGGTGATGGCAGCACGTCTGCAGTCATATGACAGTAACTCTAGTGACACGGAAAACTGGGAACGCGTAACACCGAACCGACCTCGCAAACTCTGCAAGCATTCGAGGTGAGCACAATTTGAAAATCTGCGACATCttctaaaactgtaaaataaagaaaggaaaaaaacgtCTAAGCTATGGATATCAGAGTTCATtctgaaattttactttgtcaCGCATCTCTCAaatacttttagaaaaaaaaaaggtttatataGAGAATACATTTATTCTCTTTACCTTCTTAATTCCAACTCATCAATAACAATTCTGTTgcatttaatgtgaaaataaatgctttagAGTATTCATGTTTAAATAGGAGTATCCATTCTCAGTATTTTAGAGATTGCATAATGTTTACTGAAGTTATTCCTCCATGCAACTTTAGGGAACAAGGATGTTCAGTATTTTAAGTCTTTTACCTAATGTGATTTTGATTATGGAGGCAcagaaaattataaacaatGCAACACTTGTTCTCAATGcagagatgtattttttttaacgttcAAAAGAGATTTAGGAATTCTAACTTCACAAACTAAAATGGtacataaattaatttatttcttaagggatgaaaatattaaatcattgaAAGTAATAAGttgtctgttttctttagttGTAGCATTTTTCTTAATTGTTTTTTCATTGCATTGTGCTTAAATGTCATCTTGATTCAATtttgtaatacattttttaactctAGACACATTTCGCTACAAGATAATAAGATATATTGccctattttgtttttgtatttattttgtttatttctcagaCCTGTAGTCTAACCTGGTGACAGTCAGTTTGTTTGAATAACTAAAACTATTATTCAGATGCACTCATGCcactgtttttgttggttttcgCTAATAATCATTTTGAGTATCTTACATTTAGTTTAAGTTGATTACTTACCTGTGACCAAACAGCTTGATCATGAGTCAGATAAGGAAGTAGATGTGAGGGTAAAAGTACAGGGTGgcctttttagtttttctttttttgtttttgtccctttgtaatttgaacattttagaatgtGGTCAGTCCAGTTGTACGAATGATTACGGGTGCTCTGCTTAATGCCTCTTATAAAATCCTATTGGTGCAAACATACAATGCAAGTATTAAAAGAGTGATTTACAACCTCTTAAAAGTAGATGTGTTTAAACTCtgatcattttctgctttgagtGACTTTCTGATTGTGTTAGTGTGGAGCTGCCCATTTTGCCCTTTTGCCATGTcagcttttatgttttgtcttgtATCTGACGTTTTTAGCCACTAAATAGAGCCATTTACCATAGGAAGTTTCATATCAACCATTCATCAAGGTGTGCCCACCAGGGAACATTTTGTACATGATGCGATTGACAACCAAGAATTTTAAGTACATTTCTATAATGTGCTTGACGgtagaaaaatatgtatttatttttttgttgttgttgctatgaataaaaatctggcttaattttgagtaaatgtatccagaccaaaataaatggaaattgaTGTAAtggggaaaatatatatatatattatatactATTTCATTATATGGGATCTTTAAAAAGTGTCATGACTATCTTGATAATTCAtgaaaatacttaataaaaaaataaataaactgatactCAAAGAGTAAGTACATAGAGTCGGAGACGGTGTATTCACTGGGCAAAATGGGACAAAATAGTAATTCGTGGAGCCAAAATAGCAAGCGGTGTATTAAACTAGAGCATTCGCATTGTTACAACTtcaatggaaatgttttggcCTTGAGGAAAAGAAGGAATGAAAATTACATGTGGTTTTCTCTTGAAAAGCAGCAGTCAGGCCAGAGCTTCTCGAGTGGAGGCAGAACAGAGGAACATGAGCTTGCATGGTGCCAGTGGGGGTTGCGACCGCTCACGTGACCGCCGTCGTTCCAGCGATCGCTCTAGGGACTCCTCACATGAGAGGGAAGGGCAACTAACCCCTTGCATTCGAAACGTCACCTCACCCACCCGCCAACACAACAGTGGTGAGTAGAGAGCCTGCGTATAAGTCATGTAATGGTTCTCCAGCTCCTGTCAGTCAGTATTGAGAGCAGCTAACTGAAACCCAAAGCTCACTTGTGGTTTACACATCATAAATCCAACaaataatgctttttttattattaagtaaTGCATTTTAACCTGAATGCTTACAGTTTAACTTATGctccaaattaaaatttaattgagaAACTGTTGTTCCTTTTGTGTGAAGATCGAGAGCGAGATGGTCCTTCATCAAGGCCCAGTAGCCCCAGGCCTCAGAGAATCTCACCCAGTGGTTCCAGCAGCAGCGGAGTTGTGAGCAGTCGCAACAGTAGCTTGTCCAGTTCTGACGGCACCTTCAAAAGTTTGGGCGTCGGAGAAATGGTTTTCGTCTATGACAATCCTAAGGAGGGTGGCGCAAATGCCCCCGTTGGAAACCGAAACACGAGAACCTCAGAGAGAGTCACTCTGATAGTCGACAACACACGCTTTGTAATAGACCCTTCCATCTTCACTGCACAACCCAACACCATGTTGGGCAGGTACAGCACAATAATACTCACTGTCTGGTGTAgtttttaactaaattaaaCATCAGATGTTCTTCCAGCTGGATTGAGAATATAAACCTGAGCTTCTTTGTTGCAGGATGTTTGGCTCTGGAAGGGAACATAACTTTACAAGGCCCAACGAGAAGGGGGAGTACGAGGTGGCCGAGGGCATCAGCTCAACAGTTTTCCGAGCAATTTTGGTCAGTTTCCTTCTAATGTTGTCTCTATTTATTTAAGAGCTTGTAGACTGAAATGTGTACATAATACAGCTCGTGTGTGCTTTTAATTACTCCTAAGCTAAAACAAATCTCCTTTAAAGTGAACTCATTTTCATTAGAAAGAGAGTAATAACAGGACAGTGTGGTCAAACAGTTTGTGACGATAAAGATGAAAAGACTGGATTATTCTGCTCAGAGCTCCAGCTATCACATCCAATTACTTTACAAAATGTTGTCTCatactttattaattattaacttTGAAATTTTCTTGTGTGTATCTGAATGTTGTCTACAAATAACCTACctggtaaaaatgtaattaacaaCATACAGTAAGAGTTTTAACTTGTGAATCTCTGATGTGTAAAATACACAACCAAAGACAAAGTGTTTCCAGGTTACTTATGTCACCTTAATTAAAGCTTTTGGTTTACGTGTGTATATTTTATGAGTTAATGGCTCCACTGTGTTTGATACGACTGtcttctttgtgatttttatctaaTTAACAGGATTACTACAAATCTGGGATAATCCGTTGTCCAGATGGAATCTCCATCCCTGAGTTGCGGGAGGCGTGTGACTATCTATGCATCTCCTTCGACTATAGCACCATCAAATGCAGAGACCTTAGTGAGTTCCCCAATGTTGAGGTTTTTACAGTCGCACATTAAGGCATGCAGCTTCATCATGTTCATAGCACTTTGTcaaaagagggaagaaaaacacatttcatcgGTCAGAGGGTGCTGTTCCAGATTTCTGTGGATTGATTTAATTTAGACTCAGACAAACTCGAGAAAAAAACGCTCAGAAAATTTAtcatgacttttgttttttgatgcAGTAGCTAGAAGAAGGCGGCTAAATCCTTGGTGCCTTCAGTGTCTGAAAGCTCCTTTTGTTCAGCACTGCTAAACATTGTAGATTAGGACTGTtgacagctgctgcagaaatgctgcCAAttgttttgacatgttttggACAGGCTTAGTTCTACTATAGTCTATTTAAACACAGTTCACCAGTACAGATTCAACTTTCAGGACAACGGTTGCTCTTatacactaaaaataaattttggtcaaagtgtttttaagtatgcatatttggaaaaaaaaatgagcaaaaaaaaagtattttgagaTTTCTAATACTCTAATGTGAAAGCaggaaattaaatcatttttggaaGTTTCCATAACACTCTTTTCTCTGttcaagtcattttaaaagtaatttaggtttgaaaaaacacatttgaagcaCATGCATAATTCCACACTTGGACAaatttgctgttattttccATCAATGATGATGTCTATTGGTAGTGTaagtaaatgttgtttttttttgtcacttttttcctAAACCTTTTCTAAAACAGGGCGGCCAAATGGCCTATTTGAATGATCTGTGCATGTTTACTGCTTCAGTGACCTTACTGAAGcagtaaacatttaattttgaactCGTCCCTTTTTCCAGGTGCCCTGATGCATGAGCTGTCCAATGACGGTGCTCGACATCAGTTTGAGTTTTACCTCGAGGAAATGGTTCTGCCCTTAATGGTGGCCAGTGCTCAGAGTGGAGAGAGAGAATGTCACATTGTAGTTCTGACAGATGATGATGTGGTGGACTGGGATGAAGAGTATCCACCACAAATGGGCGAGGAGTATTCGCAGAGTAAGTGCCTGCCTGCTTCTGCAGAAAACAGACACTGATGAGGTTTTACAATTTGTGTACACAGCAGAAATGTGtggtaaatttaatttaataacattttatttattctcattgCAGTTATTTACAGCACAAAACTGTACAGATTTTTCAAGTATATCGAGAACCGAGATGTTGCCAAATCAGTTTTAAAGGAGAGGGGACTGAAGAAAATAAGGCTGGGTATTGAAGGTATGCTGAACTTTCCAGGAAAaatgtgttctgtgtttttccaaGTATAGTGAGacttttatgaaatgtttgctgACTGTTGTGGAAGAATTTGACttcatgatttaaaaagtgCACTGAATGTTTGACttggaggcttttttttcttttactggaAAAATTAGGATTCAGATTTTGGTTGCttagttgttttaatgagtCAAGGTTTAATtgttatcttttattttatgggaTTGAATTAGTGTGTTTCACTGATGTCGTACTAATTCACTTAGAGAAGTAATAGTTAGTTTCAGGGTTTAGATAAAAGGTTAGCAGGGATAAACTAAGGTTAaacatttcttgtgttttcagactttattccctattctgttgtcttttctcattctttcattcattctttccttccttATACACTTTCTTTCATACTTTCATCCTTATGTCTTCAACTCTGCATTATTCCCCCCtctggtatgttttttttcctgatagactccctttctctccttcctttctttccttttctttttcagaaatatcTGGAAAAGGAATTTGAAATATggaattttacataaaaagtgAAAGAGTTTTAACGTGAAATAAGAACTGCATATATTCTATGTCAACAGGTTACCCCACTTATAAGGAGAAAGTGAAGAAGCGCCCAGGGGGTCGCCCCGAGGTGATCTACAACTATGTGCAGAGGCCCTTCATCCGCATGTCCTGGGAAAAGGAAGAGGGCAAAAGCCGACATGTGGACTTTCAGTGTGTAAAGTCCAAGTCCATCACCAAcctggctgcagcagctgcagatatCCCCCAGGACCAGCTGGTTGTGATGCACCCTGGCCCACAGGTGGATGAACTGGACATCCTACCCAATCACCCACCCAGTGGGAATCACTACAGCAACAACTACAGCAACGAGCCTGATCCTGATGCACCTTCACCTGCTGTCTGAGGGCTCTGCTCCTCTCTCAATGCCTCTGCCCCTCTCTTACTCCTCTAGTCCTTTTCCCAGCATGCTGCAGCATGGAGCTCCTGGGGCACCATAACCATATTGCCTTGACACCTCCTTTGCAGCCTTAGAGCCTCAAAGAACCAGGAAGactgtagaaaaagaaacacgAGGAAACGGAGACTGGTACATGAAAGAGTTCactgttgttttcatttattttttacttgaccaaaggaatttatttttgtttggaaacaaatctgtaaaaacacttagtattaatattattattattattattatttacattgttCTTGTACATTAATTTGATGGGTTTGGCAGAACACTTGTGGTGTCATTGTGTCTTCTTgattttgtttcacaatttttgGAGTGTTCTCCTCAATGTGCTTTGAAGGGAGGACTTGTGAAATCAATCCAACTGGTCAtgggggataaaaaaaaaatcagacataaCCATTTAGTGTCATGATCTCCAGCTGAACTCCTCACAGATGTCTTCAAAATCCTAGCCATGGGAAATGTAGTCATTGGCTGGATTTGATGTGATGTTATGCTCCTGCAGCTAAGATATTCAGCAGAGCACAGGCTGTCGTGGTCAGTTTGTTTGTGCTGAGCTtgaatttgttgtttaaaactgacatgaaaataaaggtgaaatataaacattcatTATGTATGAGCCATAATTACACACTTTTgcacacttaagtgtttcatCAGTCCttcaaaaagtataaaaatgttgactttttgaagttgcatttttcatttctccatCTCCCTCATAAactaaaattagaaataaaagcatttcctGTGAAAATGCAGCATGAATACtctaaactgaatatttttagtGAACATTGCAGAAGCATTTGAAGTCAACTTTCAGAagatttgcagaaaaataataaattggcaataaagaaaaagcctgcaaatagaaaaacaagagGAGTGAAAGCTTTCAGTCAAAGGAAAGATCCCACCCAAAGAGTATTAGAAATTTGTGAAGAACACTTTAGAAAGCTAAACTCTTCAGGTCACAACAGTTGATAAGCTTCAATGAGCTAAATGCTAATTCCCCCATATCTGCACCTGTATGGACTCTCCAGAGATATGGGGAACATCAGGCCACCCTACCTTCAATTAAGCTTtgtttataaaagaaaatgtgtacaAAAGTTAGGGTTACCACctttcagaaagtaaaataagGGACATCCACCACCACAGTCTGTGTCTAAGTAGAACTTCTTTAATGTAcgaatatttatgtatttacaatTTGTTCTTGAGATAGCCAGTTAGATTATTTTTACTGATATCGGTGTCAGCTGGTGGTGATATTGGAACGGTGGGCTAATTTATTCAGATAGgtcaaaaataacataaaagctAATGAAACCTTTTGCAAATAGGCTTTCAGTAACTATTTTAATACACTGCGCTTCAAAAGGAGGGTTGTAATGAAGGTTTTAAAGAGGTTTGGAAGGAGTGTTGGAATTAGGGTTTGAAGGAGCATTAGAAGGAGAATTGTATTTAGGGTTTGAAGAAGGATTTAAATTACAGCTGGAAGGAGTCCTGGATTAGGATTGGGAGtgagttttaattattattatcattattaaagtACAAAACACTCCATATAAAAGCAAGATGTTGGAACAAAAAACTCATGAGATATTTCATGAGTCGCTATAACTTATTCTCACCACATGTGGGCAGTAGAGAATAACTTGTTTATAATAAAAGTCCACataatagtttcattttatcaCAGGTTTAAATGTGTAGTGTTTGTTTCATGATACAGTGAGTTCTGTGGGTTTTAGGGGTCTATTTAAGGATTTTATTCTCAATAGTGTAGACAGAATGGCAATATAAATGGTGTAACATTCAAACAGTCTGCCTTCCCCAGGAGTCAGCAGCTTTTCAATCCtaatagcaattttttttttctccagtttctggTTAAAAACTATCTGGAGccacaaaaacctgaaaaagtaCACGACtccttgaaaaaaataacagcatgtaCAGTTGTTGTGGATAAATTAGGAACCACATTTTTTTACGTGTTAGGTtttgaagcaaacaaaaacaaaaaattcacacaaaaaggaatgcattcatttttcttaataGGACTATATTCGGGGAAAACAAGGGGCATGAAATATGTacaacttaattatttttaagcacttttttcttttattttggaacaTGTCTTGGTTCTACATCATTTTCAGCCAAACCTCTGTGagagccacaggttgcagacTTTTGGTTTAACCTCTTAAGCTGAAGCGAATCCACTCAGACTTCAGCCCACAAGAAGCTTAGCAGCAGTCAGAGCTGGAAATAATAAACCTCTATGGGAATTTGTACCCAACACATTTATATACTCTACATTCACTTTTTCACAACTtctgtttcagattaaaatgtttctcttatTCTTATGTTACAAAATTTTTCACACATTACAGTAACATAGTTcgatttttgtgtaatttgacACGGCGACCTGTGAaccaaactaaaagaaaatggcaTTTAGAAGCCCATTTTAATTGTTGAATGCAAGTTTGCTATTTAGAGTTAATGACACTGTTATAGTTTTCAGCTTATAATTACAGAAGCACACATGAGTCAGGTGGTTTGAACCCATTTCCTCTCATATACCACACAAACCTCTTCAGGGAGTTTGTGTGGTATATGTCACAGTCTCACACGGCCAGATTACATTAAGTTAATTTAGCAAatactgcatttatttattttatttatttatttttgctgcagccACTTGTTAATTTAAACAATTAATGTTCAAGCCAAACTTTTTATCTATTAGTGTGGTGAACATTTTTAGTCAGGAGTAACAGCTTAAGCTTTAAAATGGATACAAAGAATTTTCCGAACATCAAATGCAGCCTCTCAGTCTGTCAACAGCTGGCTGAGGACAGACGCTGGTGTCTTCTAATTTAATATAATTCAGCCAAAGAAATGCGAACATGGAACTTAAGACTTTGCTCGTCTCTAACCATCTGCTTTTTTGCAGGATTAGATGTCGATACGGCACATCACAACGTGTGGAATTTAATTTTAGACACTGTGGGTGGTTTTAAAATGCCGTGAAACAAACAATGGGAGTCTCATCTGTGATTTAATCTGCtgtgtccatgtttttttttccatttctcaatCTATCATTTTCATCTATGCCCAAAGAACATGATAATTACAAACCATAAAAGTTTCACACCATTAACTTTGAAAcatcatccatccg
This genomic window contains:
- the btbd10b gene encoding BTB/POZ domain-containing protein 10 isoform X2, which translates into the protein MAARLQSYDSNSSDTENWERVTPNRPRKLCKHSSSQARASRVEAEQRNMSLHGASGGCDRSRDRRRSSDRSRDSSHEREGQLTPCIRNVTSPTRQHNSDRERDGPSSRPSSPRPQRISPSGSSSSGVVSSRNSSLSSSDGTFKSLGVGEMVFVYDNPKEGGANAPVGNRNTRTSERVTLIVDNTRFVIDPSIFTAQPNTMLGRMFGSGREHNFTRPNEKGEYEVAEGISSTVFRAILDYYKSGIIRCPDGISIPELREACDYLCISFDYSTIKCRDLSALMHELSNDGARHQFEFYLEEMVLPLMVASAQSGERECHIVVLTDDDVVDWDEEYPPQMGEEYSQIIYSTKLYRFFKYIENRDVAKSVLKERGLKKIRLGIEGYPTYKEKVKKRPGGRPEVIYNYVQRPFIRMSWEKEEGKSRHVDFQCVKSKSITNLAAAAADIPQDQLVVMHPGPQVDELDILPNHPPSGNHYSNNYSNEPDPDAPSPAV
- the btbd10b gene encoding BTB/POZ domain-containing protein 10 isoform X1; this encodes MAARLQSYDSNSSDTENWERVTPNRPRKLCKHSSSSQARASRVEAEQRNMSLHGASGGCDRSRDRRRSSDRSRDSSHEREGQLTPCIRNVTSPTRQHNSDRERDGPSSRPSSPRPQRISPSGSSSSGVVSSRNSSLSSSDGTFKSLGVGEMVFVYDNPKEGGANAPVGNRNTRTSERVTLIVDNTRFVIDPSIFTAQPNTMLGRMFGSGREHNFTRPNEKGEYEVAEGISSTVFRAILDYYKSGIIRCPDGISIPELREACDYLCISFDYSTIKCRDLSALMHELSNDGARHQFEFYLEEMVLPLMVASAQSGERECHIVVLTDDDVVDWDEEYPPQMGEEYSQIIYSTKLYRFFKYIENRDVAKSVLKERGLKKIRLGIEGYPTYKEKVKKRPGGRPEVIYNYVQRPFIRMSWEKEEGKSRHVDFQCVKSKSITNLAAAAADIPQDQLVVMHPGPQVDELDILPNHPPSGNHYSNNYSNEPDPDAPSPAV
- the btbd10b gene encoding BTB/POZ domain-containing protein 10 isoform X3, with protein sequence MSLHGASGGCDRSRDRRRSSDRSRDSSHEREGQLTPCIRNVTSPTRQHNSDRERDGPSSRPSSPRPQRISPSGSSSSGVVSSRNSSLSSSDGTFKSLGVGEMVFVYDNPKEGGANAPVGNRNTRTSERVTLIVDNTRFVIDPSIFTAQPNTMLGRMFGSGREHNFTRPNEKGEYEVAEGISSTVFRAILDYYKSGIIRCPDGISIPELREACDYLCISFDYSTIKCRDLSALMHELSNDGARHQFEFYLEEMVLPLMVASAQSGERECHIVVLTDDDVVDWDEEYPPQMGEEYSQIIYSTKLYRFFKYIENRDVAKSVLKERGLKKIRLGIEGYPTYKEKVKKRPGGRPEVIYNYVQRPFIRMSWEKEEGKSRHVDFQCVKSKSITNLAAAAADIPQDQLVVMHPGPQVDELDILPNHPPSGNHYSNNYSNEPDPDAPSPAV